The Asticcacaulis excentricus CB 48 genome includes a window with the following:
- a CDS encoding SGNH/GDSL hydrolase family protein, with amino-acid sequence MTKALWLAKWLLAGTSFAAVAAADTLPLHNGGRSAAPAYTHQWPGAYFETATASKSVTLSFDDSTNIYKLSLNGEVVKVIEKPGQTTVRFDSKSTKAVDVYRLEKITESQGQTGRFLGFSADKPAALTARARQIEFIGDSYTVGYGNTSPKRDCTNDEVWATTDTSQAFGPLTAKHYEADYQVNAFSGRGIVRNYNGFIGDPLPKLYPYSLFDGKTAYDATGWQPQIIVIGLGTNDFSTALNPGEKWTTREALQGDYRDTYVAFVRALRAKNPQAQFILMASDGASGEIRAQVAQVAKTLKDTGETRVDTLFFDGLDFGGCHYHPSLADDRKIAGLIQAWIDSHPGVWQGK; translated from the coding sequence ATGACAAAGGCGCTTTGGCTGGCCAAATGGCTTTTGGCGGGGACGAGCTTCGCCGCCGTCGCCGCTGCCGACACTCTGCCCCTGCACAATGGCGGGCGCTCGGCGGCCCCAGCCTACACGCATCAATGGCCGGGAGCTTATTTTGAGACCGCGACGGCCTCAAAGTCCGTCACCCTAAGCTTTGATGACAGCACCAATATCTATAAGCTGTCACTCAACGGTGAGGTGGTGAAGGTCATCGAAAAACCCGGCCAGACGACGGTGCGCTTCGACAGCAAAAGCACAAAGGCCGTGGACGTCTATCGCCTCGAAAAGATCACCGAATCGCAGGGCCAGACCGGGCGTTTCCTCGGTTTCAGCGCCGACAAGCCCGCCGCCCTCACCGCCCGTGCCCGTCAGATCGAATTCATCGGAGATTCCTACACGGTCGGTTACGGCAACACCTCGCCAAAGCGCGACTGTACCAATGACGAGGTGTGGGCGACGACCGACACGTCTCAGGCCTTTGGGCCGCTGACGGCCAAACACTATGAGGCCGACTATCAGGTCAACGCCTTTTCCGGTCGCGGAATCGTGCGTAATTACAATGGCTTTATCGGCGATCCCCTACCAAAACTTTATCCCTACAGCCTCTTCGACGGCAAGACCGCCTACGACGCTACCGGCTGGCAGCCGCAGATTATTGTCATCGGGCTGGGCACCAATGACTTTTCGACGGCGCTCAATCCGGGGGAAAAGTGGACGACGCGCGAGGCTTTGCAGGGCGATTACCGCGACACCTATGTCGCCTTCGTCAGGGCACTGCGCGCCAAGAACCCGCAGGCGCAGTTCATACTGATGGCCTCGGACGGTGCCAGTGGCGAGATTCGCGCGCAGGTGGCTCAGGTGGCCAAGACCTTGAAAGACACCGGTGAAACCCGCGTTGATACGCTGTTTTTTGATGGACTAGACTTTGGCGGCTGCCACTATCATCCGTCTCTGGCCGATGATCGTAAAATCGCCGGCTTGATACAGGCCTGGATCGACTCCCATCCGGGGGTGTGGCAGGGGAAATAG
- a CDS encoding NADP-dependent isocitrate dehydrogenase produces MAKIKVANPVVDIDGDEMTRIIWQLIKDKLIHPYLDIDLQYFDLGMEHRDATDDQVTIDAANAIKACGVGVKCATITPDEARVKEFGLKKMWKSPNGTIRNILGGVVFREPIICKNVPRLVPGWTQPIVVGRHAFGDQYKATDFKVPGPGKLTIKFQGDDGQVIEHEVFQFPSSGVAMGMYNLDDSIRDFARASFEYGIARNYPVYLSTKNTILKAYDGRFKDIFQEIFDAEYAAKFKTLGLTYEHRLIDDMVASALKWSGGFVWACKNYDGDVQSDTVAQGYGSLGLMTSALVTPDGKIMEAEAAHGTVTRHYRQHQKGEATSTNSMASIFAWTQGLKHRAKLDDNAELKHFAETLEKVCIDTVEAGFMTKDLALLVGDTQGWLTTEGFLDKISENLSKALAA; encoded by the coding sequence ATGGCCAAAATCAAGGTGGCGAACCCCGTCGTCGATATCGACGGCGATGAAATGACCCGCATCATCTGGCAGCTTATCAAGGACAAGCTGATCCACCCCTATCTCGACATCGATCTGCAGTATTTCGATCTGGGGATGGAACACCGCGATGCCACAGACGATCAGGTGACCATCGACGCCGCCAACGCCATCAAGGCCTGCGGCGTGGGCGTGAAATGCGCCACCATCACCCCCGACGAAGCCCGCGTGAAGGAATTCGGCCTCAAGAAGATGTGGAAGTCGCCCAACGGCACCATCCGCAACATTCTGGGCGGCGTCGTGTTTCGTGAGCCGATCATATGCAAGAACGTGCCGCGCCTCGTCCCCGGCTGGACCCAGCCGATCGTCGTAGGCCGTCACGCCTTCGGGGACCAGTACAAGGCCACCGATTTCAAGGTTCCCGGCCCCGGCAAGCTGACCATCAAGTTTCAGGGCGACGACGGTCAGGTCATCGAGCACGAAGTGTTCCAGTTCCCGTCTTCGGGTGTGGCCATGGGCATGTATAACCTCGACGACTCGATCCGTGATTTTGCCCGCGCTTCGTTTGAATACGGCATTGCGCGCAACTATCCGGTCTATCTTTCGACCAAGAACACCATCCTCAAGGCCTATGACGGCCGATTTAAGGACATCTTCCAGGAAATCTTCGACGCTGAATACGCGGCGAAGTTCAAGACACTGGGCTTGACCTATGAGCACCGCCTGATCGACGATATGGTCGCTTCGGCGCTGAAGTGGTCGGGCGGTTTCGTCTGGGCCTGTAAGAACTATGACGGCGATGTGCAGTCGGATACGGTTGCGCAGGGCTACGGCTCGCTTGGCCTGATGACCTCGGCACTGGTAACGCCGGACGGCAAGATTATGGAAGCCGAGGCCGCGCACGGCACCGTCACCCGCCACTATCGCCAGCACCAGAAGGGCGAGGCCACCTCGACCAACTCTATGGCGTCGATCTTTGCGTGGACGCAAGGCCTCAAGCACCGCGCCAAGCTGGACGACAATGCCGAGCTGAAGCACTTTGCCGAGACGCTGGAAAAGGTCTGCATCGACACCGTCGAAGCGGGCTTCATGACCAAGGACCTTGCGCTTCTGGTCGGCGATACGCAAGGCTGGCTCACCACCGAAGGCTTCCTCGACAAGATCTCCGAGAACCTATCAAAGGCGCTCGCTGCCTAG
- a CDS encoding zinc-binding metallopeptidase family protein, translating into MKLFTCAQCGNTLFFHNRACVSCGARLGFSPNSRDLHALTPEGDDRWQPVSGGETYRFCANAATDVCNWLVPEGDGSAYCRACRHNRLIPNDLDQFRRIIDAQHRLFYAFLKWDLPAPDRNEDPDSGLVFDYLEDAQAPDGTFHSAMTGHDEGVISIRAAEADDAVRESVRSQMGEPYRTLLGHFRHECGHFIWNRLVRDAGKLAACRVVFGDDEADYQASIERHYAEGPPPFWADSYISAYASMHPWEDFAETFAHVLHITDALETAHYYGMTIKTKADEGVAAEVDFKPYRVTDFDRLAEAWVPLSLAINSIHTAMGERPLYPFILTPTVRNKLTFVHRLITNQAV; encoded by the coding sequence ATGAAGCTGTTTACCTGCGCCCAATGCGGCAACACCCTGTTTTTCCATAACCGCGCCTGCGTCAGCTGCGGGGCGCGGCTGGGCTTTTCACCGAATAGCCGTGATTTGCACGCCCTAACGCCCGAAGGCGACGATCGCTGGCAACCGGTCAGTGGCGGGGAGACCTATCGCTTCTGCGCCAATGCGGCGACGGATGTGTGCAACTGGCTGGTGCCCGAAGGCGACGGCTCAGCCTATTGCCGCGCCTGTCGTCACAACCGTCTGATCCCCAACGATCTCGATCAGTTCCGGCGCATTATCGACGCCCAACACCGGCTGTTTTACGCCTTCCTCAAATGGGACCTGCCCGCCCCCGACCGTAACGAAGACCCGGACAGCGGGCTCGTCTTCGACTATCTGGAGGACGCACAGGCTCCGGACGGCACCTTCCACAGCGCCATGACCGGACACGATGAGGGCGTCATCTCCATCCGCGCCGCCGAAGCCGACGACGCGGTGCGTGAAAGCGTGCGCAGTCAGATGGGCGAGCCCTATCGCACCCTCCTCGGCCATTTCCGCCATGAATGCGGGCACTTTATCTGGAACCGACTGGTGCGCGATGCCGGAAAACTTGCGGCCTGCCGCGTGGTTTTTGGTGACGATGAGGCCGATTATCAGGCTTCTATCGAGCGCCACTATGCCGAAGGACCGCCCCCTTTCTGGGCCGACAGCTATATCAGCGCCTATGCCTCCATGCACCCGTGGGAGGACTTTGCCGAAACCTTCGCCCACGTCCTGCACATTACCGATGCCCTTGAAACCGCCCACTATTATGGCATGACCATCAAGACCAAAGCCGATGAGGGCGTCGCCGCCGAGGTCGATTTCAAGCCTTATCGCGTCACGGATTTTGACCGGCTGGCCGAGGCCTGGGTGCCGCTCAGTCTGGCCATCAACTCGATCCACACTGCCATGGGCGAGCGACCGCTCTATCCGTTTATCCTGACCCCCACCGTTCGCAATAAGCTCACCTTTGTGCACCGTCTGATCACCAACCAGGCGGTTTAG
- a CDS encoding RNA methyltransferase: MKENRTAPPLERPDLTLPCVILDRPQMAENIGSVARVMANFGLRDLRIVDPRDGWPQERAWAMSSGAHWPLDNATIYETVAEAIADLNAVYATTARPRETQLPVRTPRQCADDSYANAQQGLKTGLLFGAERAGLETSDIALCHSIVTIPVDPAFHSLNLSQAVNIVLYEWRLKVMDTPKEAFTKNMDQPAALEKLHGLYGHLEDELEKAGFFFPPEKKESMQRNLRVALNRAQLTEQEVRTWRGVVTALVKGRGRSLLNQTPQ, translated from the coding sequence ATGAAAGAAAACCGTACTGCACCGCCGCTGGAGCGGCCCGACCTGACCCTGCCATGCGTTATCCTCGACCGTCCCCAGATGGCTGAAAACATTGGCTCGGTCGCCCGCGTCATGGCCAATTTCGGCCTGCGCGATCTGCGCATCGTTGATCCGCGCGATGGCTGGCCGCAGGAGCGCGCCTGGGCCATGTCTTCGGGCGCGCACTGGCCGCTTGATAATGCCACTATATATGAGACGGTGGCCGAGGCCATTGCCGACCTCAACGCCGTCTATGCCACCACGGCCCGCCCGCGCGAGACGCAGTTACCCGTGCGTACCCCGCGTCAGTGCGCCGACGATTCTTATGCCAACGCGCAACAGGGTCTGAAGACCGGCCTTCTGTTCGGGGCTGAGCGCGCCGGGCTGGAAACCAGCGACATTGCCCTGTGCCATTCGATCGTCACCATCCCCGTCGATCCGGCCTTCCATTCGCTCAATCTGTCACAGGCCGTGAACATCGTCCTTTATGAGTGGCGCCTGAAGGTGATGGATACGCCGAAGGAAGCCTTCACCAAAAACATGGATCAACCTGCGGCGCTGGAGAAGCTGCACGGCCTTTACGGGCATCTTGAGGATGAGCTGGAAAAGGCCGGCTTCTTCTTCCCCCCGGAAAAGAAGGAATCGATGCAACGCAATCTGCGCGTGGCGCTCAACCGCGCGCAGCTCACCGAGCAGGAGGTGCGCACCTGGCGCGGCGTGGTGACAGCTCTGGTGAAGGGTAGGGGGCGCTCGCTCCTCAATCAAACGCCGCAATAA